In a genomic window of Quercus lobata isolate SW786 chromosome 4, ValleyOak3.0 Primary Assembly, whole genome shotgun sequence:
- the LOC115986551 gene encoding transcriptional activator DEMETER isoform X3 yields MNFRGGVLIPPDKQLQFMDSWIPVTPEKPIPTRSHPIPVDRLGNQLGTPNWHLAGEVQNCNGFVQNLNPIGQVVQNGGCYGYDGGLAEKTRMIDHILLLMQNADFLATANRGLNRSVNIASDRPLIPNSRSQVDCNQRQNHSGTLFLNNQNHHSGYTPLSNLANTPLIPNMHAQVENGRDSYLGSLFLSNQNHYSGSKSVSNVDSFSQIPLNGFLVPHQPYYDLNSPPKESDAVSGVTDTLQFRPITLTPDQVSKLENNQLSATLDFTRNEISSYEKDKETLVTSTENQVPQQRSDELLQSIVDSSPAAISTLHQENKDSEKGDLGIDLNKTPQQKPPRRRKHRPKVITEGKPKRTRKPATPKATAENPTGKRKYVRKNVQKEPITEHADATRGMTDPKDGTAVKSCRRVLNFDLENTRDESQGKVDGQQDLQHRNQRTFILNSDTQATQLCSGTYSVKSAVQIDQRNELMVEYQPPGTISSLTPSMNPLQTDYRSLQEWRASVAQLATTKDRQIEDLRAIERNVEKGYTYPTQNRCRNGFTPIQQQIHAEGMDQVVFQAKTNRESIEKAMSTPQPVQNFQSNLSAARGYKRQHSHTTEHVNPSIKNPMGSLLCQEIPQVHECHRNGCIVSTGFSESHKKKKIESGFHKNISGMHCVTAVEDGWGKVRAKHGHDTNANDSTTKMNHEILNSYLESNEIALRLSEVNKFTIDRTNHSMAARNFLPMQQFSSELHSHTERMGETNSLTLVQSFPSLADIQDHNLHQQSPPKQVPELENGQLLQTSSVKSARRNKKLKNPDANYDLQKSSAKTQGPPAYHTPIDEITYKMEGLHLNEGSNKLIGQEHKALVLYKGDGALVPYGEVEFLKKRKPRPKVDLDPETNRLWNLLMGKEGTEGLDGTDKEKEKWWEEERKVFRGRADSFIARMHLVQGDRRFSRWKGSVVDSVIGVFLTQNVSDHLSSSAFMSLAARFPLKSTSNNRTCDNIGTDTLVEESEVCIINQDDTTRCLEKVSSQTIYNGSYMAHHELTEHQRDNETTGIERRSLMDAHSQSMEEEVISSQDSFDSSIIQGTGGLRSSSGSNSEAEDFINGGKHSEVYFPTLTNLLQMEKTTFQEFYSHENSCPLMDEGSRYGHKQSEYIEHGQKMSRLDRDDSNGPSAFTYPNNPDNLQMQVQVAASDNYHSHMIPDSRVPEVEDFEALSEESISPWSSTAKDANGKGFRTKEQERSRAKNTVQQNGQLQCQDTPRMGPYVPLSNHSEQQESISQPVLHTVHNQPSCHNHQHDMKALQLQTPSFTEPVQPADALSKSQNNAMQHVLSVPKLTETAEERTSVVNKQIHLENGLFEPNSNGQAYSSVQAYSGTNAKISKAKKGKVENEKKSTFDWDSLRMQVPANSRNNERSRDALDSLDYEAVRCANVLEISNAIKERGMNNMLAERIKAFLNRVVSDHGSIDLEWLRDVPPDKAKDYLLSIRGLGLKSVECVRLLTLHHLAFPVDTNVGRIAVRLGWVPLQPLPESLQLHLLELYPMLESIQKYLWPRLCKLDQRTLYELHYQLITFGKVFCTKSKPNCNACPMRGECRHFASAFASARLALPGPEEKSIVSSSVPIATERNPAVVINPMQLPPPENNSLKVTGYESRTCEPMTGYESRTCEPIIEEPATPEQECIEATESDIEDAFYEDPDEIPIIKLNIKEFTTNLQNYMQENMELQEVDMSKALVAINPSIPTPKLKNVSRLRTEHQVYELPDSHPLLEGMDRREPDDPSPYLLAIWTPGETANSIQPPERTCGSQEPNKLCNEKTCFSCNSVREANAQTVRGTLLIPCRTAMRGSFPLNGTYFQVNEVFADNESSQNPIDVPRSWIWNLPRRTVYFGTSVSTIFKGLSTEGIQYCFWKGFVCVRGFDQKTRAPRPLKARLHYPASKLVKTKNENKR; encoded by the exons ATGAATTTTAGAGGAGGAGTTTTGATTCCACCTGATAAGCAACTTCAATTTATGGATTCTTGGATACCTGTCACACCAGAAAAGCCAATTCCAACAAGATCTCATCCGATCCCAGTCGACCGGCTCGGGAACCAACTGGGGACACCAAATTGGCATCTGGCCGGAGAGGTGCAGAATTGCAATGGGTTCGTGCAAAATTTGAACCCAATTGGACAGGTAGTTCAGAATGGAGGATGCTATGGCTATGATGGAGGCTTGGCTGAGAAAACCCGGATGATTGATCACATT CTTCTGCTAATGCAGAATGCAGATTTTCTAGCCACTGCAAACAGAGGCCTCAACAGAAGTGTAAACATTGCCTCAGATAGACCTCTGATTCCAAATTCGCGTTCTCAAGTTGACTGCAACCAGAGACAGAATCACTCTGGTACTCTGTTTCTCAACAACCAGAATCACCACTCTGGTTATACCCCCTTGAGTAATTTGGCAAATACACCTCTGATTCCGAATATGCATGCTCAAGTTGAAAATGGAAGAGATTCATATCTGGGTAGCTTGTTTCTCAGCAATCAAAATCACTACTCTGGTTCAAAGTCAGTGAGCAacgttgacagcttctcccagATTCCTCTGA ATGGATTCCTTGTACCACACCAACCGTACTATGATCTGAATTCTCCACCAAAAGAATCAGATGCTGTCTCTGGTGTTACCGACACCCTCCAGTTCAGACCAATAACATTAACACCAGATCAAGTCAGCAAGTTGGAGAACAACCAGCTTTCTGCAACATTGGACTTCACAAGAAATGAAATCTCAAGTTATGAGAAAGACAAGGAGACTTTAGTCACATCAACAGAAAACCAGGTACCTCAGCAACGTAGTGATGAACTCTTGCAGAGCATTGTAGACTCGTCACCTGCTGCCATTTCTACACTACACCAGGAAAACAAAGATTCTGAGAAGGGAGATTTAGGCATTGATCTGAACAAGACACCTCAACAGAAACCACCAAGACGAAGAAAACACAGGCCCAAGGTAATCACTGAAGGCAAACCCAAAAGAACTAGGAAGCCTGCAACTCCAAAAGCTACTGCAGAGAACCCAACAGGGAAGAGAAAATATGTACGTAAGAATGTTCAGAAAGAACCAATAACTGAACATGCAGATGCTACAAGGGGGATGACAGATCCTAAAGATGGAACTGCAGTAAAATCATGCAGAAGAGTTTTAAATTTTGACTTGGAGAATACCAGAGATGAAAGCCAGGGCAAAGTAGATGGTCAGCAAGATTTGCAGCATAGAAATCAAAGGACCTTCATTTTGAATTCAGACACTCAAGCTACACAATTGTGCTCTGGAACATATAGTGTGAAGTCAGCTGTGCAGATAGACCAACGGAATGAATTAATGGTAGAATACCAGCCACCTGGAACCATAAGCAGCCTAACCCCTTCCATGAATCCGTTACAGACTGACTATAGATCACTGCAAGAATGGCGAGCAAGTGTAGCCCAATTAGCTACAACAAAAGACCGGCAAATAGAAGATTTACGTGCCATTGAGAGAAATGTAGAAAAGGGATATACTTATCCCACCCAGAACAGGTGCAGAAATGGATTCACTCCCATACAGCAACAAATTCATGCAGAAGGAATGGACCAAGTTGTCTTTCAAGCGAAAACTAATCGTGAAAGCATTGAGAAAGCAATGTCCACCCCTCAACcagtacaaaattttcaatccaaTTTGAGTGCAGCAAGGGGGTACAAGAGACAACATTCTCACACTACGGAGCACGTGAATCCCAGTATCAAAAACCCAATGGGCTCATTGTTGTGCCAAGAGATACCTCAAGTGCATGAATGTCACAGAAATGGTTGCATTGTTAGCACGGGTTTTTCAGAAAGccacaaaaagaagaaaattgagaGTGGATTCCATAAAAACATCTCTGGAATGCATTGTGTTACAGCAGTTGAAGATGGTTGGGGAAAAGTTAGGGCAAAACATGGGCATGATACCAATGCAAATGACAGTACTACAAAAATGAACCATGAAATTTTGAACTCCTACTTAGAAAGTAACGAAATTGCATTGAGATTAAGTGAGGTAAACAAATTTACCATTGACAGGACCAATCACTCCATGGCTGCCAGAAACTTTCTGCCAATGCAACAGTTTTCATCTGAACTGCATTCACACACAGAAAGGATGGGAGAGACCAACAGCCTAACTCTGGTCCAAAGCTTTCCTTCCCTAGCTGACATTCAGGATCATAACCTGCACCAGCAATCCCCCCCAAAACAAGTTCCTGAACTGGAGAATGGACAGTTACTCCAAACTTCCAGTGTGAAGTCAGCTAGAAGAAATAAAAAGCTGAAAAACCCAGATGCCAATTATGATCTTCAGAAATCCTCAGCAAAAACACAAG GTCCACCAGCATACCACACACCTATTGATGAGATAACATATAAAATGGAGGGTCTTCATCTTAACGAGGGAAGCAACAAATTGATAGGGCAAGAGCATAAAGCACTTGTCCTATACAAAGGAGATGGTGCACTTGTTCCATATGGAGAGGTCGAATTTTTGAAGAAACGTAAGCCACGGCCTAAAGTAGACCTTGACCCAGAAACAAATAGACTTTGGAATCTTTTGATGGGTAAAGAAGGAACCGAAGGCCTTGACGGAACTGACAAGGAGAAGGAGAAATGGTGGGAAGAGGAAAGGAAAGTTTTTCGTGGCCGAGCTGACTCATTTATTGCAAGAATGCACCTTGTTCAAG GAGATAGACGCTTCTCGCGATGGAAAGGATCAGTTGTTGACTCAGTGATAGGAGTCTTCCTTACCCAAAATGTTTCAGACCATCTTTCAag TTCTGCCTTCATGTCTCTGGCAGCACGATTTCCTCTCAAGTCAACAAGCAACAACAGGACATGCGACAACATTGGGACAGACACACTAGTCGAGGAATCAGAAGTCTGCATTATAAATCAAGATGACACCACCAGATGTCTTGAAAAGGTATCAAGTCAAACAATCTACAATGGAAGCTATATGGCACACCATGAATTAACAGAGCATCAAAGAGACAATGAAACCACAGGAATAGAAAGGAGGAGCCTAATGGATGCACATAGTCAGAGCATGGAGGAAGAAGTCATATCATCACAAGATtcttttgattcctcaatcATTCAAGGCACTGGAGGACTAAGATCCTCCTCAGGCTCCAATTCAGAAGCAGAAGATTTTATAAATGGGGGCAAACACAGTGAGGTTTATTTTCCAACTTTAACAAATCTTCTACAGATGGAGAAGACCACATTCCAGGAATTTTACAGCCATGAAAACAGTTGTCCACTTATGGATGAGGGATCCAGGTATGGGCATAAGCAGTCCGAATATATAGAGCATGGCCAGAAAATGTCAAGATTGGACAGAGATGATTCCAATGGACCTTCTGCATTTACTTATCCAAACAATCCTGACAATTTACAAATGCAAGTACAAGTGGCTGCTTCAGATAACTACCATTCGCACATGATCCCAGACTCTAGAGTACCTGAAGTAGAGGATTTTGAAGCATTGAGTGAGGAAAGCATATCCCCCTGGTCTTCAACTGCAAAAGATGCAAATGGCAAAGGCTTTAGGACCAAAGAACAGGAAAGAAGCAGAGCTAAAAACACAGTGCAACAGAATGGGCAATTGCAGTGTCAAGATACCCCAAGAATGGGCCCATATGTACCATTAAGCAACCACTCAGAGCAACAAGAAAGTATTTCTCAACCAGTACTACACACTGTACATAATCAACCATCCTGCCACAACCATCAACATGATATGAAGGCCCTTCAATTGCAAACCCCATCATTTACAGAACCTGTACAACCTGCTGATGCACTGTCTAAAAGCCAGAATAATGCCATGCAGCATGTCCTAAGTGTCCCTAAACTCACTGAAACTGCAGAGGAGAGAACCTCTGTAGTAAATAAGCAAATACACTTGGAAAATGGATTGTTTGAACCAAATTCAAATGGGCAAGCTTATTCTTCTGTTCAAGCATATAGTGgaacaaatgcaaaaatttcaaaagcaaaaaaaggaaAGGTGGAGAACGAGAAAAAAAGTACATTCGACTGGGACAGTTTAAGAATGCAAGTGCCAGCCAATAGTAGGAACAACGAAAGAAGCAGAGATGCACTTGACTCACTGGACTATGAAGCAGTAAGATGTGCAAATGTTCTTGAGATATCTAACGCTATAAAAGAGCGGGGGATGAATAATATGCTAGCAGAACGAATCAAG GCATTCCTAAACCGAGTGGTTAGTGATCATGGAAGTATTGATCTGGAATGGTTAAGAGATGTTCCCCCTGATAAAGCAAA GGATTATCTGTTAAGCATACGAGGGCTCGGGTTGAAAAGTGTAGAGTGTGTGCGGCTTTTAACACTCCATCATCTTGCTTTTCCA GTTGACACTAATGTTGGAAGGATAGCAGTTCGATTGGGCTGGGTTCCTCTCCAACCCTTGCCTGAGTCACTTCAGTTACACCTCCTAGAACT GTATCCAATGCTGGAGtcaattcaaaaatatttgtgGCCAAGATTATGCAAACTTGATCAACGAACACT GTATGAACTGCACTACCAGTTGATTACTTTTGGAAAG GTTTTCTGCACAAAAAGTAAACCAAATTGCAATGCTTGTCCAATGAGAGGAGAGTGCAGACACTTTGCAAGTGCTTTCGCAAG TGCAAGGCTTGCCCTGCCAGGGCCAGAAGAGAAGAGTATTGTGAGTTCATCTGTTCCCATTGCAACCGAGAGAAACCCTGCAGTAGTCATCAACCCCATGCAATTACCTCCACCTGAGAACAACTCACTGAAAGTAACAGGATATGAAAGCCGCACATGCGAGCCAATGACAGGATATGAAAGCCGCACATGCGAGCCAATCATTGAAGAACCAGCAACACCAGAACAAGAATGCATAGAGGCAACAGAAAGCGACATTGAGGATGCATTCTATGAGGATCCTGATGAAATTCCTATCATCAAACTCAACATTAAAGAGTTCACAACGAATCTTCAAAATTACATGCAAGAGAACATGGAACTTCAAGAAGTTGACATGTCCAAGGCTTTGGTTGCCATAAATCCTTCTATCCCTACACCCAAACTGAAGAATGTGAGTCGGCTACGAACAGAGCACCAAGT GTATGAACTTCCAGATTCACATCCACTCTTGGAGGGG ATGGACAGACGAGAACCTGATGATCCAAGCCCATACCTTCTTGCTATATGGACACCAG GTGAAACTGCAAATTCAATTCAACCACCTGAAAGAACGTGTGGATCACAAGAACCTAACAAATTGTGCAATGAGAAGACATGTTTTTCATGCAATAGTGTAAGAGAAGCTAATGCACAAACAGTCAGAGGGACACTGCTG ATACCATGCAGAACAGCAATGAGAGGAAGCTTTCCACTCAACGGTACCTACTTTCAAGTTAATGAG GTATTTGCAGATAATGAATCTAGCCAGAATCCAATTGATGTTCCAAGATCATGGATATGGAATTTGCCAAGACGGACTGTATACTTTGGAACCTCTGTATCAACAATTTTCAAAG GCCTATCAACTGAGGGAATTCAATACTGCTTTTGGAAAG GATTTGTTTGTGTGAGAGGATTTGACCAAAAAACACGAGCACCGCGACCTCTAAAGGCCAGATTGCACTACCCAGCAAGTAAGTtggtcaaaacaaaaaatgagaacaaaagaTAA